From a region of the Pan paniscus chromosome 19, NHGRI_mPanPan1-v2.0_pri, whole genome shotgun sequence genome:
- the NT5C gene encoding 5'(3')-deoxyribonucleotidase, cytosolic type isoform X1 — MGTKAGSRRSAGSEKCPPKPSLHPNPRKASRNRKAIGTGLRPGRGGPEALCKSARRAPEAALPPVPALPAEPAPPQTPRARSSGPAAMARSVRVLVDMDGVLADFEAGLLRGFRRRFPEEPHVPLEQRRGFLAREQYRALRPDLADKVASVYEAPGFFLDLEPIPGALDAVREMNDLPDTQVFICTSPLLKYHHCVGEKYRWVEQHLGPQFVERIILTRDKTVVLGDLLIDDKDTIRGQEKTPSWEHILFTCCHNRHLVLPPTRRRMLSWSDNWREILDSKRGAAQRE; from the exons ATGGGGACAAAGGCTGGGTCCCGAAGAAGCGCAGGGTCAGAAAAGTGCCCCCCAAAGCCGTCCCTGCACCCGAACCCTAGGAAGGCCTCGCGCAACCGCAAGGCCATCGGCACTGGTTTACGACCTGGGCGGGGCGGCCCGGAGGCTCTATGCAAATCAGCCCGGCGGGCTCCGGAAGCAGCGCTCCCTCCAGTTCCGGCGCTTCCGGCCGAGCCCGCGCCCCCCCAGACCCCGAGAGCCCGCAGCTCCGGCCCGGCGGCGATGGCGCGGAGCGTGCGCGTGCTGGTGGACATGGACGGCGTCCTGGCCGACTTCGAGGCCGGCCTCCTGCGGGGCTTCCGCCGCCGCTTCCCTGAGGAGCCGCACGTGCCGCTGGAGCAGCGCCGCGGCTTCCTGGCCCGCGAGCAGTACCGCGCCCTGCGGCCTGACCTGGCG GATAAAGTGGCCAGTGTGTACGAAGCCCCGGGCTTTTTCCTGGACCTGGAGCCCATCCCGGGAGCCTTGGACGCTGTGCGGGAGATGAACGACCTACCGGA CACGCAGGTCTTCATCTGCACCAGCCCCCTGCTGAAGTACCACCACTGTGTGGGTGAGAAG TACCGCTGGGTGGAGCAGCACCTGGGGCCCCAGTTCGTAGAACGAATTATCCTGACAAGGGACAAGACGGTGGTCTTGGGGGACCTGCTCATTGATGACAAGGACACAATTCGAG GCCAGGAGAAGACCCCAAGCTGGGAGCACATCTTGTTCACCTGCTGCCACAATCGGCACCTGGTCCTGCCCCCGACAAGGAGACGGATGCTCTCCTGGAGTGACAACTGGAGGGAGATCTTAGATAGCAAGCGAGGAGCTGCGCAGCGGGAATGA
- the NT5C gene encoding 5'(3')-deoxyribonucleotidase, cytosolic type isoform X2, with amino-acid sequence MGTKAGSRRSAGSEKCPPKPSLHPNPRKASRNRKAIGTGLRPGRGGPEALCKSARRAPEAALPPVPALPAEPAPPQTPRARSSGPAAMARSVRVLVDMDGVLADFEAGLLRGFRRRFPEEPHVPLEQRRGFLAREQYRALRPDLADKVASVYEAPGFFLDLEPIPGALDAVREMNDLPDTQVFICTSPLLKYHHCVGEKARRRPQAGSTSCSPAATIGTWSCPRQGDGCSPGVTTGGRS; translated from the exons ATGGGGACAAAGGCTGGGTCCCGAAGAAGCGCAGGGTCAGAAAAGTGCCCCCCAAAGCCGTCCCTGCACCCGAACCCTAGGAAGGCCTCGCGCAACCGCAAGGCCATCGGCACTGGTTTACGACCTGGGCGGGGCGGCCCGGAGGCTCTATGCAAATCAGCCCGGCGGGCTCCGGAAGCAGCGCTCCCTCCAGTTCCGGCGCTTCCGGCCGAGCCCGCGCCCCCCCAGACCCCGAGAGCCCGCAGCTCCGGCCCGGCGGCGATGGCGCGGAGCGTGCGCGTGCTGGTGGACATGGACGGCGTCCTGGCCGACTTCGAGGCCGGCCTCCTGCGGGGCTTCCGCCGCCGCTTCCCTGAGGAGCCGCACGTGCCGCTGGAGCAGCGCCGCGGCTTCCTGGCCCGCGAGCAGTACCGCGCCCTGCGGCCTGACCTGGCG GATAAAGTGGCCAGTGTGTACGAAGCCCCGGGCTTTTTCCTGGACCTGGAGCCCATCCCGGGAGCCTTGGACGCTGTGCGGGAGATGAACGACCTACCGGA CACGCAGGTCTTCATCTGCACCAGCCCCCTGCTGAAGTACCACCACTGTGTGGGTGAGAAG GCCAGGAGAAGACCCCAAGCTGGGAGCACATCTTGTTCACCTGCTGCCACAATCGGCACCTGGTCCTGCCCCCGACAAGGAGACGGATGCTCTCCTGGAGTGACAACTGGAGGGAGATCTTAG